The Bacteroides fragilis NCTC 9343 genome includes the window GGTGGCTGTCTGCCGATGTTGTTGCAATTCCCTATCCTGATGGCATTGTTCATGTTCGTACCGAGTGCTATCGAACTTCGTCAGCAGAGTTTCCTTTGGGCGGATGACTTGTCGACTTATGACGCATTCATCACTTTCCCGTTCCATATTCCATTCTTGGGTAATCACCTCAGTTTGTTCTGCTTGCTGATGACTGTTACCAACATCCTGAATACGAAGTACACAATGCAACAGCAGGATACGGGTGCCCAGCCGCAAATGGCTGCGATGAAGTGGATGATGTACCTGATGCCGATCATGTTCCTCTTCGTCTTGAACGACTATCCTTCGGGATTGAACTATTACTACTTCATTTCGACTCTGATCAGTGTAGTAACCATGATCATATTGCGCCGGACAACTGACGAAAACAAATTGCTTACCGAACTGGAAGCTAAGAAGAAAGATCCGAAACAGATGAAGAAGACCGGATTTGCCGCACGCCTGGAAGCTATGCAAAAACAACAGGAACAATTGGCAAAAGAACGGGCTAATAAGCAGAATAAGAAATAAGAGATAGAAATCAGCTTAAATACCGAAGAGCCGGACAAGCAGTGTATGTTTGTCCGGCTTTCTTTTCCTTTATTGAACAGATTACAACATGACTACTAAATACACATACAAAGAAATATGGATTATCGCCTACCCCATCCTGATCAGCCTGATCATGGAACAGCTGATAGGCATGACCGACACTGCTTTTCTGGGACGTGTGGGCGAAGTCGAACTGGGAGCCTCGGCCATTGCCGGTGTATACTATCTGGCTATTTTTATGATGGCATTCGGATTCAGTATAGGTGCACAAATCCTGATTGCCCGTCGTAACGGTGAACAGCAATACCAGGCTATCGGGCCCATCTTTTATCAGGGTGTCTACTTTCTGCTTTCACTCGCAGTGGTAGCATTCACTCTTTCGCTGTGCTTCTCACCGCACATACTGAAAAAGGTCATTAGCTCGGAGCATATATACGATGCGTCCATCAGCTACATCAACTGGAGGGTCTTCGGCTTTTTCTTCTCCTTTGTCGGAGTAATGTTTCGTGCATTCTTCGTGGGTACAACTCAGACCAAAACCCTGACACTGAACTCTGTGGTCATGGTATTATCCAATGTGGTGTTCAACTACATACTGATTTTCGGTAAGTTCGGTGCTCCACAGTTAGGTATCGCCGGAGCCGCCATCGGTTCGTCACTGGCCGAAATGGTTTCGGTCATCTTCTTCGTCATCTACACCTGGAAACGGATAGACTGTAAAAAGTATGCCTTGAATCATCTGCCCGGATTCCGGCCGGAGATGCTGAAACGGATCCTGAACGTATCCTTTTGGACAATGATTCAGAACTTTTTCTCGCTGTCCACTTGGTTCATGTTCTTCCTATTTGTCGAACACTTAGGCGAACGTGCACTGGCCATAACCAATATCATCCGTAACGTATCGGGCATCCCGTTTATGGTCACCATGGCATTTGCAGCTACTTGCGGCTCCCTGGTGAGTAACCTGATCGGTGCGGGCGAAATCAAGTGTGTTCCCGGAACGATCCGCCAGCACATCCGTATCGGTTATATTTTCGTGCTGCCGCTGGTTATACTCTTCGCACTGTTTCCTAACCTGATATTGAGTATCTATACGGATATTCCCGATTTGCGGGAGGCCTCCATCCCTTCTTTATGGGTACTATGCTCCGCTTATCTGATACTCGTACCTGCCAACGTCTATTTTCAGGCAGTATCCGGAACGGGCAACACACGTACGGCGTTGGGATTGGAACTCTGTGTACTGGCCATTTATCTGATCTATATCACCTATATGATTCTCTATCTGAGAGTGGATGTAGCCGTCTGCTGGACTACGGAACATCTGTACGGAATCTGTATCCTGTTCCTTTCATACCTTTATATAAAGAAAGGAAACTGGCAGAAAAAGCAGATTTGACCTGATTTTTGCTTATCTTCGCAGCACTATTATGGAAGAGAACACAAGTAAATTACTAATTATTAAAATAACTATGAGACAAGTAAACCTATTTATTATGTCGGCAGCAATGATGTTAGCATCTTGTGGTGGAACCAAAGATGCAGGCAAAACAGATCAGGCGCTGATCGGTAAATCCGATATCAAGATCGAAGGAAAGCGGATGACTCCCGAAGCGCTTTGGGCGATGGGACGTATCGGCGGACTGGCCGTATCGCCTGACGGAAAGCAAATAGCCTATACTGTGGCTTATTACAGTGTCCCCGAGAACAAGAGCAACCGGGAAGTTTTTGTGATGAACGCGGATGGAACGGATAATCGACAGATTACCCACACTCCTTAT containing:
- a CDS encoding MATE family efflux transporter — encoded protein: MTTKYTYKEIWIIAYPILISLIMEQLIGMTDTAFLGRVGEVELGASAIAGVYYLAIFMMAFGFSIGAQILIARRNGEQQYQAIGPIFYQGVYFLLSLAVVAFTLSLCFSPHILKKVISSEHIYDASISYINWRVFGFFFSFVGVMFRAFFVGTTQTKTLTLNSVVMVLSNVVFNYILIFGKFGAPQLGIAGAAIGSSLAEMVSVIFFVIYTWKRIDCKKYALNHLPGFRPEMLKRILNVSFWTMIQNFFSLSTWFMFFLFVEHLGERALAITNIIRNVSGIPFMVTMAFAATCGSLVSNLIGAGEIKCVPGTIRQHIRIGYIFVLPLVILFALFPNLILSIYTDIPDLREASIPSLWVLCSAYLILVPANVYFQAVSGTGNTRTALGLELCVLAIYLIYITYMILYLRVDVAVCWTTEHLYGICILFLSYLYIKKGNWQKKQI